The following are encoded in a window of Arctopsyche grandis isolate Sample6627 chromosome 2, ASM5162203v2, whole genome shotgun sequence genomic DNA:
- the LOC143922299 gene encoding uncharacterized protein LOC143922299 — protein sequence MSKFELREGCRRGNPRLESKLSSVLAAKVAAHGLAAKVVGQLWPHHPGDYIRPLSLVAKTNQLQQQQRPQQPRQQSAAMTATRTALITLAVIVHVSLVTCKAVVDQQAQQSQVAEKKVGYDYPAPFNFGNDDHHHHDEHHDHHDHHDHHDPGFWKKKLIWKPGWKKIWKPAKKQIWKPDWKKTQKPVWVPTQVAVWKDIQIPAWKKIWKPIWVPTKVAAWKDIQIPDWKKIWKPIWKPIKIPSWKEIQVPDWKKINVPIWKEIQVPAWKDIQVPAWKKIWIPEWVKVGIPGEKFLGKDHEGWEYTSHDLWKKKLVWKPLWKKYWKAAKKQIWVTDKKLAWKEEWKQTWRTEKKQIWIDDKKLAWKEAWKQIWKPSKKLIWKLIWVPDKKLEWKEAWKQIWVPDYKDIWVPGWKKIWKPVVISEWFPSPDHHDHHEHHDHHEHGWDRSDKQAKQSAVLPYAVQHDKTAPGSSPPPPPPPNPSSFLSRATLSYP from the exons ATGAGTAAATTTGAGTTGCGAGAGGGTTGTAGAAGAGGTAATCCTCGTCTCGAATCGAAGTTATCGAGCGTCCTTGCAGCGAAAGTGGCAGCACACGGCCTTGCAGCGAAAGTAGTGGGGCAGTTGTGGCCCCACCATCCAGGGGACTACATAAGGCCACTTTCCTTGGTAGCAAAGACTAACCAGCTCCAGCAGCAGCAGCGGCCGCAACAGCCGCGACAACAGTCCGCAGCCATGACCGCCACGCGGACCGCTCTG ATTACCCTAGCGGTAATAGTCCACGTGTCTTTGGTCACATGCAAAGCAGTTGTAGACCAGCAAGCGCAACAGTCGCAAGTAGCAGAAAAGAAGGTTGGATATGATTACCCTGCACCGTTTAATTTTGGTAACGATGACCACCATCACCACGATGAGCATCATGATCATCATGACCATCATGACCATCACGACCCCGGATTCTGGAAGAAGAAGTTGATCTGGAAGCCTGGATGGAAAAAAATTTGGAAGCCAGCCAAGAAACAGATTTGGAAGCCTGATTGGAAAAAGACCCAAAAACCCGTTTGGGTGCCTACTCAAGTTGCTGTGTGGAAAGATATACAAATTCCCGCATGGAAAAAAATCTGGAAGCCGATCTGGGTGCCGACGAAAGTAGCCGCATGGAAAGATATCCAAATCCCAGATTGGAAAAAGATTTGGAAACCCATTTGGAAACCAATCAAGATTCCATCCTGGAAGGAGATCCAAGTGCCTGActggaaaaaaattaacgtgCCGATTTGGAAGGAAATCCAAGTGCCAGCCTGGAAAGATATACAAGTTCCAGCgtggaaaaaaatttggatACCCGAATGGGTCAAAGTAGGCATTCCAGGTGAAAAGTTCTTAGGTAAAGATCACGAAGGATGGGAATACACTTCGCACGACTTGTGGAAAAAGAAGCTCGTGTGGAAACCTCTATGGAAGAAATATTGGAAAGCCGCTAAAAAGCAAATTTGGGTCACGGATAAGAAGCTTGCTTGGAAGGAAGAATGGAAGCAAACGTGGCgaacagaaaagaaacagatatgGATCGACGATAAGAAACTAGCATGGAAAGAAGCATGGAAGCAAATTTGGAAGCCATCTAAGAAACTCATCTGG AAACTCATCTGGGTACCAGACAAAAAGTTGGAATGGAAAGAAGCGTGGAAACAGATATGGGTACCTGACTACAAAGACATTTGGGTTCCaggatggaaaaaaatatggaaGCCTGTAGTAATTTCAGAGTGGTTCCCGAGTCCAGACCATCACGACCATCACGAACACCATGACCATCACGAGCACGGATGGGATCGATCAGACAAACAGGCCAAGCAATCAGCG GTGCTGCCCTATGCAGTTCAACATGACAAAACTGCACCAGGTAGTTCacctccaccaccacctccTCCAAATCCTTCTTCCTTTCTGTCCCGAGCTACTTTAAGCTATCCTTGA